The Saprospiraceae bacterium genome includes a window with the following:
- a CDS encoding deoxynucleoside kinase: MVHQFPYNYICIEGNIGAGKTTFCNLLKEEYNCSLILEEFNDNPFLPLFYQEPDRFAFTVELFFMTERHKQMQRSLLNQDLFRQFTVADYSFVKTLLFARKNLPDDEFRLFQKMFSVLNQSFPKPDILVYFHRNVDILLDNIAGRGRDYEKKITPDYLTKIQNAYFEYFRNILSYPILIIDLNTINFKDNKNHYEQIKYLMSKNYQPGVHRISLVV, encoded by the coding sequence ATAGTTCATCAATTTCCATATAATTACATTTGCATTGAAGGTAACATTGGAGCCGGCAAAACAACTTTTTGTAATCTTTTGAAAGAAGAATACAACTGCAGTCTCATTTTGGAAGAGTTTAATGACAATCCGTTTCTCCCTCTTTTTTATCAGGAGCCGGACAGATTTGCATTTACGGTGGAGTTGTTTTTTATGACAGAACGTCATAAACAAATGCAGCGATCTCTTTTAAATCAGGATTTATTCCGTCAATTCACTGTTGCAGATTATTCATTCGTAAAAACTTTACTTTTTGCAAGAAAAAACTTGCCGGATGATGAGTTCAGGCTATTTCAAAAAATGTTCAGTGTATTGAACCAATCTTTTCCGAAACCTGATATTCTCGTCTATTTTCACAGAAATGTAGATATACTTTTGGACAATATTGCAGGTAGAGGAAGAGATTATGAAAAAAAAATTACTCCGGACTACCTTACAAAAATACAGAATGCTTATTTTGAATATTTCAGGAATATCCTCTCATACCCGATTTTAATTATAGATCTGAATACAATCAATTTTAAAGATAATAAAAATCACTATGAACAGATCAAGTATCTGATGTCAAAAAATTATCAGCCGGGAGTCCACAGAATAAGTTTGGTGGTATAA
- the folK gene encoding 2-amino-4-hydroxy-6-hydroxymethyldihydropteridine diphosphokinase, protein MHNYYLHLGSNVGNRAEMLQKAIEALGKTSAKIISQSAIYETEPWGVKDQESFLNMALLVKSELEPDFFYKKLDDIQRNLGKVQTIKWGPRVIDIDIIYCDNLIYHSETLSIPHPRRTERNFVLIPLMEISEEFIDPEHQITIEELYDQCEDTSEVFLYEDIKN, encoded by the coding sequence ATGCATAATTATTACTTACATCTCGGCTCAAATGTAGGCAATAGAGCAGAAATGCTGCAAAAAGCTATTGAAGCATTGGGTAAGACTTCTGCAAAAATCATTTCTCAGTCCGCCATTTATGAAACAGAACCTTGGGGTGTGAAAGACCAGGAAAGCTTTTTGAATATGGCTCTCTTGGTAAAATCAGAACTGGAACCGGATTTTTTTTATAAAAAGCTGGATGATATTCAAAGAAATCTCGGAAAAGTGCAGACCATAAAATGGGGTCCAAGGGTTATTGATATTGATATCATTTACTGTGACAATCTGATTTATCATTCAGAAACACTTAGCATTCCACATCCCCGAAGAACGGAAAGAAATTTTGTACTTATACCTTTGATGGAAATATCTGAAGAATTTATCGATCCCGAACATCAAATAACTATCGAGGAGTTATATGATCAGTGTGAAGATACGAGCGAAGTATTTTTATATGAGGATATAAAAAATTAG
- a CDS encoding alanine:cation symporter family protein, with the protein MKQIHKILLLLLFIYTLPYSAFCQENTDTLETTLISADTTNTAVADISATDAVPPGWDERIDNAFAPIAARWEHYVLYPITIGDFSLPIVLIVLVLGALFFTLYFSFINVRRFPLAINVVRGKYDEIEKVRDEPGSAPEVNIVNGDIVDTIRDESKDGEVSHFQALATAVSGTVGLGNIAGVSLAIALGGPGATFWMIICGLLGMSLKFVECTLGVKYRDVDQNGVVFGGPMYYLSKGLAEKGQKVAGKVLAVLFAILCIGGSFGGGNAAQSNQAASQLASMLGWSSGSAGTIIGVILAIIVGIVIIGGIKRIAAVTEKVVPFMALLYVGACLYIILSNFTFIDDAFGQIITQAFNPQAGLGGLFGVLIIGFRRAAFSNEAGAGSASIAHSAVKTKYPASEGIVALLEPFIDTVVICTMTALVVIIYNSTGVFEYGTATVNINGQSVQGSTLTSLAFQNSISWFPYVLTIAIVLFAISTMISWSYYGLQSWMYLFGKNEMSSLVYKVLFLIFIVIGAAANMESVWGFSDAMILAMVFPNMIGLLFLFPEVKKELNAYLDAINVKRYFK; encoded by the coding sequence ATGAAACAGATCCACAAAATACTGCTTTTATTACTTTTTATTTATACGTTACCCTATTCAGCTTTTTGTCAGGAGAATACAGATACACTGGAAACAACACTGATTTCTGCCGACACAACTAATACCGCAGTTGCAGACATTTCAGCAACCGATGCTGTACCTCCGGGATGGGACGAAAGGATAGATAATGCGTTTGCTCCGATTGCTGCCCGATGGGAACATTACGTTTTATACCCGATAACCATTGGCGATTTCAGTTTACCGATCGTATTGATAGTATTAGTGTTAGGTGCATTATTTTTTACGCTTTATTTTTCTTTTATCAATGTCAGGAGATTCCCATTAGCAATTAATGTCGTTCGCGGAAAATATGATGAAATTGAAAAAGTAAGGGATGAGCCGGGTTCTGCTCCAGAAGTGAATATAGTGAATGGGGACATTGTAGATACAATCAGAGACGAAAGTAAAGACGGCGAAGTTAGTCACTTTCAGGCGTTAGCTACGGCCGTATCAGGCACTGTGGGTCTGGGCAATATCGCCGGAGTATCTCTTGCCATTGCATTGGGAGGCCCGGGAGCTACATTCTGGATGATTATTTGTGGTCTTCTGGGAATGTCACTAAAATTTGTTGAATGTACACTCGGGGTTAAATACAGAGATGTGGACCAAAATGGAGTTGTTTTTGGAGGGCCTATGTATTATTTATCAAAAGGATTGGCTGAAAAAGGTCAGAAAGTGGCAGGAAAAGTATTAGCGGTATTATTTGCCATTTTATGTATTGGCGGATCATTTGGTGGTGGAAATGCAGCACAATCCAATCAGGCTGCATCTCAATTAGCGTCAATGTTAGGATGGTCAAGCGGTAGCGCTGGAACAATCATAGGTGTTATTTTGGCTATTATCGTAGGAATTGTTATTATCGGAGGAATCAAGAGGATAGCAGCAGTGACTGAAAAAGTAGTGCCTTTTATGGCTTTGTTGTATGTGGGTGCATGTTTGTATATCATTCTATCCAATTTCACCTTTATTGATGATGCATTTGGACAAATCATAACACAGGCATTCAATCCACAGGCAGGTCTGGGAGGATTGTTTGGGGTTTTGATTATTGGATTCAGAAGGGCCGCTTTCTCCAACGAAGCAGGTGCCGGAAGTGCTTCTATTGCACACTCGGCTGTAAAAACAAAATATCCGGCTTCAGAGGGTATCGTTGCATTACTGGAACCATTTATTGATACGGTGGTAATTTGTACAATGACCGCACTGGTTGTGATTATTTATAATTCTACAGGAGTATTTGAATATGGAACCGCCACCGTAAATATAAACGGACAAAGTGTTCAGGGTTCGACATTGACTTCTCTTGCATTTCAAAACTCAATTTCCTGGTTTCCGTATGTATTAACAATAGCTATTGTATTGTTTGCAATATCAACTATGATTTCATGGTCTTATTACGGATTGCAGTCATGGATGTACTTATTCGGTAAAAATGAAATGTCATCTTTGGTTTACAAAGTTCTCTTCCTTATATTCATTGTAATCGGAGCTGCTGCAAATATGGAGTCTGTTTGGGGATTTTCAGACGCAATGATTTTAGCTATGGTATTTCCCAATATGATCGGGCTTCTATTCCTTTTCCCGGAAGTTAAGAAGGAACTGAATGCATATCTTGATGCTATAAATGTAAAACGATATTTCAAATAA
- a CDS encoding sporulation protein: MFGSVKKILGIEGVKIELVVPEVANKDAGVLTGYIKCVSLSDNNIIESIHLVLIEKYTRGKKENLLVDEYVMGKLTLKEPIRISKNDVVEVPFEMSFVYVESEMDKLGQQNFLTRGFVSLAKKLRNVKSEYYVKAEAIVRGTKLNPFDKKNVILK; encoded by the coding sequence ATGTTTGGTTCTGTAAAAAAAATCCTGGGCATTGAAGGTGTAAAAATAGAATTGGTAGTGCCGGAAGTGGCCAATAAAGATGCCGGGGTTCTCACTGGATATATAAAATGTGTTTCATTGAGTGATAACAATATTATAGAATCCATTCATCTGGTACTGATTGAAAAATACACACGAGGGAAAAAAGAAAACCTGTTAGTCGATGAATATGTCATGGGTAAACTGACACTCAAAGAGCCAATAAGAATTTCAAAGAACGACGTAGTTGAAGTTCCTTTTGAAATGTCATTTGTTTATGTTGAATCCGAAATGGATAAATTGGGTCAGCAGAATTTTCTGACTAGGGGATTTGTCAGCCTGGCTAAAAAACTTCGAAATGTCAAGTCTGAATACTACGTCAAAGCAGAAGCGATCGTAAGAGGTACGAAGTTGAATCCATTTGACAAAAAAAACGTAATACTAAAGTAG
- the mazG gene encoding nucleoside triphosphate pyrophosphohydrolase, with protein sequence MDELREKCPWDKKQTFESLRMLTIEETYELADAILSGNVSDIKEEIGDLMLHMVFYAKIGEESNSFDISDALNDVCDKLIKRHPHIYGDVKVENEDDVKRNWEQLKLLEGKKSVLSGVPDSLPALIKAYRMQEKTSKVGFEWENAEQVWEKVEEEIQEFKEISDSGDQEKLEDEFGDILFSLINYARFKNIDPESALARVNNKFKFRFEFIEKNAQRPLTEMKLEEMDALWNEAKKMDR encoded by the coding sequence ATGGATGAACTGAGAGAAAAGTGTCCCTGGGATAAAAAGCAGACCTTTGAATCACTGCGAATGTTGACGATTGAAGAAACGTATGAATTGGCGGATGCTATACTTTCCGGAAATGTATCGGACATCAAAGAAGAAATTGGTGACCTGATGTTACATATGGTATTTTATGCAAAAATCGGTGAAGAAAGCAACAGTTTTGATATATCTGATGCATTAAATGATGTTTGTGATAAATTGATAAAAAGACATCCGCATATATATGGCGATGTAAAAGTTGAAAATGAAGACGACGTAAAACGAAACTGGGAACAACTAAAATTATTGGAAGGCAAAAAATCAGTGCTTTCCGGTGTCCCTGACAGCCTTCCTGCGTTAATTAAAGCGTACAGAATGCAGGAAAAAACGTCGAAAGTAGGTTTTGAATGGGAAAATGCAGAACAAGTCTGGGAAAAAGTAGAAGAAGAGATTCAGGAGTTTAAAGAAATCTCAGATTCCGGAGATCAGGAAAAATTGGAAGATGAATTTGGAGACATACTTTTTTCATTGATCAATTACGCCAGATTTAAAAACATTGATCCTGAATCAGCATTGGCTAGAGTCAATAATAAATTTAAATTTCGCTTTGAATTCATTGAAAAAAACGCTCAAAGACCATTAACTGAAATGAAACTGGAAGAAATGGATGCTTTGTGGAATGAAGCTAAAAAAATGGACAGATAA
- a CDS encoding nucleoside phosphorylase codes for MSIKSSELILNNDGSIYHLSLLPNQVAEDIIFVGDQDRVSMITKYFDKIEFTIQHREFKTQTGTFNEKRITVISTGIGTDNIDIVLSELDALFNIDLEKREIKDKLTSLNIYRIGTSGALTDSVPVNSFVASSFAIGLDGLLHFYNYEENEAESDIRKQAIELLISDLPDVRPYVAQCSDKLLGKFLSECRPGITVTNTGFYGPQGRTLRINPKSVSFLDNLRKVQYQGTTTTNLEMETAGIYGLSKIYGHHAISLNAIIANRATGEFVKDMQKPVEKLIELTLETITSND; via the coding sequence ATGTCCATAAAATCATCAGAACTAATTTTGAATAATGACGGAAGTATATATCACCTAAGCTTATTGCCGAATCAGGTTGCCGAAGATATTATTTTTGTGGGGGATCAGGACAGGGTATCCATGATAACCAAATATTTTGACAAAATCGAGTTCACAATACAACATCGGGAGTTCAAGACTCAAACCGGAACCTTCAACGAAAAAAGAATAACCGTCATATCTACAGGAATAGGCACAGATAATATTGATATTGTTTTGTCTGAATTAGACGCATTATTTAACATTGATCTGGAAAAAAGAGAGATAAAAGACAAACTTACCTCTCTTAATATCTATAGAATAGGAACTTCAGGAGCTTTAACAGATTCTGTTCCTGTTAATAGTTTTGTAGCTTCCTCCTTTGCAATAGGATTGGACGGATTGCTTCATTTTTACAACTATGAGGAGAATGAAGCTGAGTCAGATATCAGAAAACAAGCTATTGAACTCTTAATATCTGATCTTCCTGATGTAAGACCCTATGTAGCTCAGTGCTCTGATAAATTACTGGGGAAATTTTTGTCTGAGTGTCGTCCCGGCATTACGGTAACAAATACAGGATTTTATGGCCCACAAGGAAGAACACTACGTATAAATCCCAAATCTGTTTCATTTCTAGATAATCTGCGTAAAGTACAATACCAAGGAACTACGACAACAAATCTGGAAATGGAAACCGCAGGAATTTATGGTTTATCAAAAATTTATGGGCATCACGCCATCTCGCTAAATGCAATCATAGCTAATCGGGCAACCGGAGAATTCGTCAAGGATATGCAAAAGCCCGTTGAAAAGTTAATTGAATTAACATTAGAAACAATTACGTCTAACGATTAA
- a CDS encoding acyl transferase, giving the protein MQEKERSEIISNLHNFINKPTGSGFNKLALEVYIYQYHYNLIYREYCDYLNRNLENVDVIEQIPFLPIGIFKTQKVVTGDWNEEQIFLSSATTGMVRSAHFIKDVHSYHTNTVRIWEQFYDKPESYCFLALLPGYLERDGSSLISMVHHFIHLSAFAESGFFLNEYQQLFERLKWCRENKIPTILLGVSFALLDFINNFQIDFPELIVIETGGMKGKSKEISRELLHQKMSSAFGVTNVHSEYGMTELLSQAYSQGNGIFTPGNTMQVFTHQINDPITFEKIGRAGQVSVIDLMNIDSCAFIQTEDIGIKLNDKDFRILGRLDNSDLRGCNLLLEQ; this is encoded by the coding sequence ATGCAGGAAAAAGAAAGATCGGAAATTATTTCAAATCTTCATAATTTTATCAATAAACCTACTGGAAGTGGTTTCAATAAACTTGCCCTTGAAGTATATATATATCAATATCACTATAATCTGATCTACAGAGAGTATTGCGATTATCTGAATAGAAACCTTGAAAATGTCGATGTAATAGAGCAAATTCCGTTTTTGCCAATCGGTATTTTCAAGACCCAGAAGGTTGTCACGGGTGATTGGAATGAAGAGCAGATATTTTTGAGTAGCGCTACTACCGGGATGGTTCGGTCAGCACATTTCATAAAAGATGTCCATTCTTATCATACGAATACAGTTAGAATTTGGGAGCAATTTTACGACAAACCTGAATCTTATTGTTTTTTGGCATTGCTACCCGGATATCTTGAGAGGGACGGATCATCACTGATCAGTATGGTTCATCACTTTATTCATTTATCCGCTTTTGCTGAAAGTGGTTTTTTTCTGAATGAATATCAACAATTGTTTGAAAGGTTAAAATGGTGCAGGGAAAATAAAATTCCTACGATTTTGCTTGGTGTTAGTTTCGCGTTATTGGACTTTATCAATAATTTTCAGATTGATTTTCCGGAATTAATTGTCATAGAAACAGGTGGAATGAAAGGGAAATCCAAAGAAATCAGCAGAGAGTTGTTGCATCAAAAGATGTCATCAGCATTCGGAGTTACAAATGTTCATTCTGAATACGGTATGACAGAATTACTTTCGCAGGCATATTCACAAGGAAATGGCATTTTTACTCCGGGTAATACCATGCAGGTATTTACACATCAGATAAATGACCCAATTACATTTGAAAAAATCGGAAGGGCAGGCCAGGTCTCAGTTATAGACCTGATGAATATAGATAGCTGCGCTTTTATTCAGACAGAAGATATCGGAATAAAGCTGAATGATAAAGATTTTCGAATTTTGGGTCGACTTGACAATTCCGATTTAAGGGGTTGTAATTTATTACTTGAGCAGTAG
- a CDS encoding heavy-metal-associated domain-containing protein: MSKIEIKVDNVMCDGCATTIIHGLTENFQGINVMVDVENGIVKLSSSKKLDSLQIDKKLSELGFPKTKLNDDVRFKSIIKCIFGN; encoded by the coding sequence ATGAGCAAAATAGAAATAAAAGTTGATAATGTTATGTGTGATGGCTGTGCCACAACTATCATTCATGGATTGACAGAAAATTTCCAGGGTATAAATGTAATGGTTGATGTTGAAAATGGAATTGTAAAACTAAGCTCTTCAAAAAAACTGGACTCACTGCAAATTGATAAAAAACTATCAGAACTTGGTTTTCCAAAAACAAAGTTAAATGACGACGTCAGATTCAAATCAATTATCAAATGTATTTTTGGAAATTAA
- a CDS encoding RNA polymerase sigma-70 factor, protein MEKLTGQEFMVLLRSDPEKALEFIYKNHYQELCQRVNLIISDSKSAEDIVQEVIFELWKKKDHLNITKSALPYLRTACRNRALNHLRDKAPRTVDDSLLQDYETKDAGIYELMEADEVEKKIQLGLEMLPEKCRVVFVLSRYEELTYNEIAAKLEISVKTVENQISKALQILRANIFSNKE, encoded by the coding sequence ATGGAGAAGCTGACGGGTCAGGAGTTTATGGTGTTGCTAAGGAGTGATCCTGAGAAGGCATTGGAGTTTATCTATAAAAACCACTATCAGGAACTTTGTCAAAGAGTAAACCTAATAATATCAGATTCAAAGTCGGCGGAGGATATCGTTCAGGAAGTCATCTTTGAATTGTGGAAGAAGAAAGATCATCTGAACATCACCAAATCAGCTTTACCTTATCTTAGGACAGCCTGTCGCAACAGAGCATTAAATCACCTGAGAGATAAGGCACCCAGGACTGTTGATGACAGTTTGTTGCAGGATTATGAAACAAAGGACGCAGGAATATATGAGTTGATGGAAGCAGATGAAGTGGAAAAGAAAATTCAATTGGGTCTGGAGATGTTGCCGGAAAAATGCAGAGTAGTTTTTGTATTGAGTAGATATGAAGAATTGACATATAATGAGATTGCCGCAAAATTGGAAATTTCAGTAAAAACAGTTGAAAATCAGATATCTAAGGCATTGCAAATACTAAGAGCAAATATATTTTCAAATAAGGAATGA
- a CDS encoding FecR domain-containing protein, with amino-acid sequence MFESNKIDKELYIHKFLTDALSFDEKIQFQQWLQEDIENKVMFSELSELWNSAAIIPDNQLFDSDKAFAAQMARIKEEINKPQSPTPIFSLKSGWFVSAAALMVIVLSTVFVLKFYQSPEIFQTKDEPLLFVLDDNSEVWLNVNSILKVYSFKKNERKIELMGEAFIDVVQMKEKPFIVSTKDFDITVVGTSFKVNTENKDVFVKSGIVRMSNSAGIAEAKAGERFFINSGDTLRLDTSKSKLQLDWVNRNLTFDNAALATVIRDIELKFNIKIDYSKSDNIKNCGFTSGSLKDNSLDEIVALLRLTYDMEITRSDDNTYRITSVKCR; translated from the coding sequence ATGTTTGAGTCTAATAAAATAGATAAGGAATTATATATTCATAAATTCCTTACCGATGCTTTGTCATTTGATGAAAAAATTCAATTTCAACAATGGCTGCAGGAGGATATTGAGAATAAAGTGATGTTCAGTGAGTTATCTGAGCTCTGGAATTCTGCTGCAATAATCCCCGATAACCAACTTTTTGATTCTGACAAAGCCTTCGCTGCTCAAATGGCACGAATAAAAGAAGAAATTAACAAACCCCAATCTCCAACACCGATATTTTCTCTGAAATCCGGCTGGTTTGTATCAGCGGCTGCCTTAATGGTCATAGTCCTGTCAACTGTTTTTGTGTTAAAATTTTATCAGAGTCCAGAAATCTTTCAGACAAAAGATGAGCCTCTTCTGTTTGTCCTCGATGATAATTCAGAGGTTTGGTTAAATGTAAACTCAATATTAAAAGTATATTCATTTAAAAAGAATGAGCGCAAAATTGAACTCATGGGCGAAGCTTTTATTGATGTTGTGCAGATGAAGGAAAAACCTTTCATAGTGTCCACGAAAGATTTCGATATCACAGTGGTAGGCACATCCTTTAAAGTAAATACAGAAAATAAAGACGTTTTTGTGAAAAGTGGAATAGTCAGAATGTCTAATTCTGCCGGTATTGCAGAAGCTAAAGCAGGAGAACGTTTCTTTATAAATAGTGGCGACACTTTAAGGTTGGATACATCTAAATCTAAATTGCAGCTGGATTGGGTGAATAGGAACTTAACTTTCGATAATGCGGCATTGGCTACTGTGATACGTGACATTGAGCTGAAATTTAATATTAAAATTGATTATTCAAAATCAGACAATATCAAAAATTGTGGATTTACATCAGGTTCTCTGAAAGATAATTCTTTAGACGAAATAGTCGCTTTGCTCCGTCTGACATATGACATGGAAATCACCCGGTCAGATGACAATACATACCGGATTACTTCTGTTAAATGCAGGTAG
- a CDS encoding TonB-dependent receptor — MRIVFLILFLLFVLTDFVTSQSRPDQKKITYKAYHQPLKSVLKDLANMASISIVYSESRLPADKPVSVSAEELEVGEVLRIILSNFDFTYQLVGEQIVLHSIFSQYSQKNARIYGYLRDKSSGETLIGANIFLADKSIGTASNEYGFYSLQLPAKSHRVYFSYLGYKTEIIEFSILKDTLINIYLTPDGQLNEIVILDNILEEEMAATYQGQKLHIDKISAGNHLAGEADVIRYVGQLPGVNTGSDGIGGLNVRGGSADQNLILLDGVPLYNTGHALGMFSVFNSDIVKDATFIKGSIPARYGGRLSSILDVHTKDGNFNNFSGEVSLSTIALKASVEGPIAKGNSSFLLSYRRTYLDVWIKELTKYINNDNNQTGFSNYFFQDFNAKLNLKLNRKNRLFVNFYSGNDNFENNTAYDFQNVKDKEIHTLDWGNRMLSLKLSSELGSNIFSKFTLYYSGFQFENYNHNQFLRLESLDTTAYFKTTLFDSGIKEYGAFYEIDWMPHKKHYLKVGTWFQNRQFSPRVVGLSGQNQMQGSQIDPESLKRDSPSEDIISNELTAYIEDEWQISKRSKLNIGLHYSGIGSKSNVLYHSLQPRISFLTTSENIVLKTGVSRLQQFLHLLTNNGLGLPTDIWLPSDENLPPARSWVFDAGIGYRDNNGYKTGIDIYFKTFDDISSFREGGNIDIHQNVNWKGNIPTGKGQAYGVETYFEKVTGNTLFALNYTYSVSNRTFSDLNNGNPFPFNFNRLHSFKSSFTYRFSPFTELVLNWNVSSGNHFTSPSNTSLLLDSQVVVLYLEKNNARFPVFHRLDVGVSFYNSYKWGRTKLFLGVYNAYNRRNPFYTDLVRDRENPDRFIFRQYSLLPLLPTISYNISF; from the coding sequence ATGAGAATTGTGTTTCTCATCTTATTTCTGCTATTTGTATTGACTGATTTTGTAACCAGTCAGTCCAGACCTGATCAGAAAAAAATAACCTATAAAGCTTATCATCAACCCCTAAAGTCCGTCCTGAAGGATCTGGCAAATATGGCATCCATCAGTATTGTCTATTCTGAAAGCCGGTTGCCCGCCGACAAACCCGTAAGTGTCTCAGCAGAAGAACTTGAAGTGGGAGAAGTGCTTCGTATCATTTTGAGTAATTTTGACTTTACATATCAGTTAGTTGGAGAACAGATTGTACTTCACAGCATCTTCTCACAATATAGCCAAAAAAATGCAAGAATCTACGGCTACTTAAGAGACAAGTCCAGTGGTGAAACTCTAATCGGAGCTAACATCTTTTTGGCAGACAAATCTATCGGAACTGCCAGTAATGAATATGGATTTTATAGTTTGCAATTGCCTGCAAAGTCGCATAGAGTCTATTTTTCATATCTTGGATATAAAACAGAAATCATAGAATTTTCAATTTTGAAAGATACTTTGATAAATATCTATCTGACTCCGGACGGGCAACTGAATGAAATTGTAATTTTAGATAACATTCTTGAAGAAGAAATGGCTGCCACTTATCAGGGTCAGAAGTTGCATATTGATAAAATTTCAGCAGGCAATCATCTAGCCGGAGAAGCAGACGTTATCAGATACGTAGGACAATTACCAGGAGTCAATACAGGTTCTGATGGAATAGGGGGGCTTAATGTAAGAGGAGGGTCTGCAGATCAGAATTTGATACTTTTAGATGGAGTTCCATTATATAATACAGGCCATGCATTGGGTATGTTTTCAGTTTTTAATTCTGATATAGTGAAAGATGCCACTTTTATTAAAGGGAGCATACCGGCGCGATATGGCGGACGACTGTCTTCGATATTAGACGTCCACACGAAAGATGGTAATTTTAATAATTTTTCCGGTGAAGTCAGTTTAAGCACTATTGCTCTGAAAGCATCCGTTGAAGGACCGATAGCCAAAGGTAACAGCAGCTTTTTGCTTTCATACAGAAGAACATACTTAGATGTGTGGATTAAAGAATTGACAAAGTATATAAATAATGATAATAACCAAACAGGTTTTTCAAATTACTTTTTTCAGGATTTTAATGCCAAATTAAATTTAAAATTAAATCGTAAAAACCGGTTATTTGTCAATTTTTATTCAGGAAATGATAATTTCGAAAACAACACTGCATATGATTTTCAAAATGTGAAAGACAAAGAAATCCATACATTGGATTGGGGCAACAGAATGTTGTCTTTAAAACTTTCATCAGAATTGGGGAGTAATATTTTTTCTAAATTTACGCTATATTACTCAGGTTTCCAATTTGAAAATTATAACCATAACCAGTTTCTGCGATTAGAATCTTTGGATACCACTGCTTATTTCAAAACCACTTTATTTGATTCGGGAATTAAGGAATATGGTGCTTTTTACGAGATTGACTGGATGCCTCACAAAAAACATTACTTAAAAGTTGGAACCTGGTTTCAAAACAGGCAATTTTCACCCCGGGTTGTCGGGCTTTCAGGACAAAATCAAATGCAGGGATCTCAAATCGATCCGGAAAGCCTGAAAAGGGATAGTCCTTCAGAAGATATTATTTCTAATGAACTGACTGCATATATAGAAGATGAGTGGCAGATTTCAAAAAGAAGTAAATTAAATATTGGTCTGCATTATTCGGGTATTGGAAGTAAAAGTAATGTACTCTATCATTCTTTGCAGCCCAGAATATCATTTTTAACCACTAGTGAAAATATTGTTTTAAAAACAGGTGTCTCACGTCTTCAGCAGTTTTTGCACTTGCTTACCAATAATGGACTGGGACTACCTACCGACATCTGGTTACCTTCCGATGAAAATCTTCCTCCGGCAAGATCCTGGGTATTTGATGCCGGTATAGGTTATCGCGATAATAATGGCTACAAAACGGGAATTGACATTTATTTTAAGACCTTTGATGATATCAGCAGTTTCAGAGAAGGAGGAAATATTGATATTCACCAGAATGTAAATTGGAAAGGGAATATTCCCACAGGCAAGGGGCAGGCTTATGGTGTAGAAACTTATTTTGAAAAAGTTACCGGCAATACATTGTTCGCTCTGAACTATACTTATTCCGTTTCCAACCGCACTTTCAGTGATTTGAATAACGGAAATCCATTTCCTTTTAATTTTAACAGACTTCATAGTTTTAAATCGTCCTTTACTTACCGCTTTTCTCCATTTACGGAGTTGGTTCTCAATTGGAATGTTTCGAGTGGAAATCATTTTACGAGTCCTTCCAATACATCTTTATTACTGGATTCACAGGTTGTAGTCCTTTATCTGGAAAAGAATAATGCCCGTTTTCCGGTATTTCACAGACTGGATGTAGGAGTCAGTTTTTATAACTCATATAAATGGGGGCGAACAAAGTTATTTTTAGGTGTTTACAATGCATACAACAGACGGAACCCTTTCTATACTGATTTGGTGAGAGACAGAGAAAATCCCGATAGATTTATATTTCGACAATACAGTTTACTGCCATTGTTACCTACAATAAGCTACAACATTTCTTTTTAA